ATCACGGTGACCGCAACGCTGATCATGTTGCTCACCAATTCCATGGCGGCGTTTGCTCTGTCGAAGTACCAGTTTCGAGGTCGGACGGCGGTTCTCCTGCTGGTCATCGGCACTTTGATGATACCGCAAACAGTGGTGCTGGTGCCGCTGTTCCTCATCGTCTCGGAAATGGGGATGTCCAACTCGCTGTGGGGCGTCATCATACCGGGCGCGGCGACGCCCACCGGCGTCTTTCTGCTGCGCCAGTACATGATCACCATACCGGATGAGATTTTGGACGCGGCCCGGATGGACAAGGCGTCAGAGTGGAAGATCTTCTGGCGCATCATCGTCCCGCTCTCGGCTCCGGCCATCGCTGTGCTCGCAATCCTTGCGATCATGTGGCGTTGGAACGATTTTCTGTGGCCTTTGATCGTATTGACCCAATCCGAGAACTTCACGCTCCAGCTGGCACTGAACTCATTCCAGGGCGAGTTGCGCACCGATTGGGCGAGCTTGTTGGCGATGACCGTGCTGACGCTGCTGCCCATCGCCTTGGTGTTCACGTTCCTGCAGAAATACATCGCAACGGGCATCGCCAGCACGGGCGGAAAGTAACCAAAGCAGCAAGGCTGGATGAAACCAGCCGGAGGAATAACGATGGCCAGCGTTGAATTGAAAGACCTGAAAAAGGCCTATGGCGAGGCCGAGGTCATTCGCGGCATCGACATGCAGATCGATCATGGCGAGTTCTGCGTTTTTGTCGGCCCGTCCGGATGCGGAAAGTCCACCCTCCTTCGGATGATTTCCGGCCTTGAGCCGATCACCTCTGGCGACATGATCATTGACGGGGAGCGGGTGAACGCCATCCCTGCGGCCGATCGCGGGCTGGCCATGGTTTTCCAGTCCTACGCGCTCTATCCGCATATGACGGTTCGCCAAAACCTGTCGTTCGGCCTTGAGAACATCAACACCCCTCGCCCGGAGATCATCGAGAAGATCCAGGAGGTCTCGACGAT
The sequence above is a segment of the Pseudomonadota bacterium genome. Coding sequences within it:
- a CDS encoding carbohydrate ABC transporter permease, whose amino-acid sequence is MARVWEFLTATRGDKRLRWTDWVSYGYLLLGVFLMFFPVIWLVLSSFKTEADLLRYPPTFLPQQQQTMVVDGYEDPLPLFEMVGGEHEGKVLAQLRRVGLQAQMVDPANPSERLRVSIENYQPIEQFRLALENYTGLFERFNFLLYFWNSTFITVTATLIMLLTNSMAAFALSKYQFRGRTAVLLLVIGTLMIPQTVVLVPLFLIVSEMGMSNSLWGVIIPGAATPTGVFLLRQYMITIPDEILDAARMDKASEWKIFWRIIVPLSAPAIAVLAILAIMWRWNDFLWPLIVLTQSENFTLQLALNSFQGELRTDWASLLAMTVLTLLPIALVFTFLQKYIATGIASTGGK